A section of the Ictalurus punctatus breed USDA103 chromosome 8, Coco_2.0, whole genome shotgun sequence genome encodes:
- the pth1a gene encoding parathyroid hormone 1a — MPASLTGLLQSLQDPTAHTHTHTHTHTAGLYHNTFKERKIMVSIRSLDKTMVFLCVCVLYNSITTDSRPLSRRSVSEVQLMHSVGVRKHIQQRQDWLQEHMQDIHTAPMHGGKISSARIMMEHSLSKGVMSETPKRDVVETLEMQ; from the exons ATGCCTGCTTCACTAACTGGACTTTTACAGTCCCTACAGGatcccacagcacacacacacacacacacacacacacacactgcaggacTGTACCACAACAC gtTTAAAGAACGAAAAATTATGGTTTCCATCAGAAGTTTGGATAAAACCAtggtgtttctgtgtgtgtgtgttttgtacaaCAGCATAACGACAGACAGCAGACCACTGAG CCGGAGGTCCGTCAGTGAGGTTCAGCTGATGCACAGCGTCGGTGTGCGCAAACACATACAGCAGAGGCAGGACTGGCTGCAGGAGCACATGCAGGACATACACACTGCCCCAATGCATGGTGGGAAAATCAGCAGCGCACGCATCATGATGGAGCACTCGCTGTCCAAAGGCGTTATGTCCGAGACACCAAAAAGAGACGTGGTGGAAACACTGGAGATGCAATGA